A stretch of Chanodichthys erythropterus isolate Z2021 chromosome 20, ASM2448905v1, whole genome shotgun sequence DNA encodes these proteins:
- the LOC137009696 gene encoding somatostatin receptor type 4-like, with protein sequence MSISIFIFNVCQSTLHCDQFMLKWCISRGLAGDNMNISDDLGNLEWEVTRIMAPILDAIVMVIGLVGHSLVIYVLTGRRRKNGLQSNQGTDMLILALSASDLLLLICLPFHTVAIALGYWPFSSVLCKVISFLGVACNSASVFTLAALAVTRYLIVVHPTWTYRFRMRRWLRVSLILMWVPAIALAAPQFAFRQLKMTPILCFAFLSDLSQLVYSAILFLIGFALPLVIIIIMYTKLYGFLRRTRLQVSAPQMERYQNRVTKTSVLLVLVFTVCWLPSYVLMFLLIGTSSNTHANHRKFGIIARLLASSSVVANPLLYAFMSNKFRRELLSLGRVCCKGCRCFICPGRAIVQPFNPVELETPPQP encoded by the coding sequence ATGTCAATCTCCATCTTCATTTTCAACGTATGCCAATCTACACTTCATTGTGATCAATTCATGTTGAAATGGTGTATATCAAGAGGATTAGCAGGGGACAATATGAATATTAGTGACGATTTGGGGAATTTGGAGTGGGAAGTGACACGGATTATGGCACCAATACTGGATGCAATAGTCATGGTGATCGGGCTGGTGGGACACTCATTGGTCATCTACGTCCTGACCGGACGAAGGAGGAAGAATGGGCTCCAGTCTAATCAAGGGACAGATATGTTAATTTTAGCCTTGAGTGCCTCAGATCTGCTGCTGCTCATATGCCTGCCCTTCCACACCGTGGCTATAGCGCTGGGCTACTGGCCCTTCAGCAGCGTCCTGTGCAAAGTCATCAGTTTCTTGGGAGTTGCCTGTAACTCGGCGAGCGTATTCACTCTAGCTGCATTAGCGGTAACGCGCTACCTGATTGTGGTGCACCCCACCTGGACATATCGTTTCAGAATGCGCCGCTGGCTGCGGGTTTCATTGATTCTCATGTGGGTGCCAGCTATAGCTCTTGCAGCACCACAGTTTGCTTTCCGGCAGTTGAAAATGACGCCTATCCTCTGCTTTGCCTTTCTGTCTGACCTCAGCCAGTTGGTCTACAGTGCCATTTTGTTCCTGATTGGCTTCGCTTTACCTCTggtcatcattatcatcatgtACACCAAACTCTATGGCTTCTTACGAAGGACGCGACTGCAAGTTAGTGCACCGCAAATGGAGCGCTACCAGAACCGGGTGACAAAGACGTCGGTTCTGTTGGTTTTAGTCTTCACCGTTTGTTGGTTGCCATCCTACGTCCTCATGTTCTTGCTCATCGGTACCAGTAGTAATACACACGCAAATCATCGCAAGTTCGGCATTATCGCCCGGCTGCTAGCGAGCTCTTCAGTTGTAGCCAATCCGCTGCTCTACGCTTTCATGTCAAACAAATTTCGGCGAGAGCTGCTGTCATTGGGACGGGTGTGCTGCAAAGGATGTAGGTGCTTTATATGTCCAGGAAGAGCCATAGTGCAGCCCTTTAACCCTGTGGAGTTGGAAACCCCTCCACAGCCCTGA